One window of Mucilaginibacter inviolabilis genomic DNA carries:
- a CDS encoding multicopper oxidase domain-containing protein has product MKTYLLIWVNLFLVATAFGQHHMSMKMDQGAGGKREPFYTKIGNREIYHLYIGDTTVNYTGKARPAMAINGSIPAPTLTFTEGDTAEIYVHNNMMMETSIHWHGLILPNRYDGVSYLTTSPVKAGETHHYKFPLVQHGTYWYHSHTMTQQQSGMYGAFIINEKQPSPIKDYTLLLSDWTDDNPEQVQRLLHNATDWYAIRKGSTQNYAEAIKEGQLKTKLTNEWKRMTAMDVSDVFYDRFFSNGKPENAAPQFKAGDQVRLHVVNGSSSTYFWLNYAGGKITVVANDGEDVEPVKVDRLIIATAETYDVVVTIPKDGSYEFLATPEDRTKYTSLWLGSGTQHKATHLSRLKYFEGMKMMNGMMDMQGNMKEMDGMTMTNQVMDMNTVMYPEITGEAKKAASQKNQKADKMGGMNMGDKKADDKDMGNMNMDGMDMSSNSSDIVTLNYGMLRSTKVTTLPEGPTKLLRFDLTGNMNRYVWTINNKTVSESDKILIKKGENVRIILYNNTMMRHPMHLHGHYFRVLNGQGDHSPLKNTLDIMPMERDTIEFRASESGDWFFHCHILYHMMSGMGRIFSYENSPPNPEIPDPATAIKKIYADDQHFYASARVGLESNGSDGTAALASTRWKFSTLWHLGLHDHDGYESETMLGRYFGRMQWLYAYGGFDYHYKKETGEPEKNLFGQISNKNNRKTVVAGLAYTLPMLVVADARIDGNGKLRFQLSRDDIPLTSRLRFTFMGNTDKEYAAGFRYIFTRNFALSTHYDSDMGWGGGLTLTY; this is encoded by the coding sequence ATGAAGACTTACCTTTTAATATGGGTAAATCTGTTTCTGGTGGCTACTGCTTTCGGTCAGCATCACATGTCTATGAAAATGGATCAGGGTGCAGGCGGTAAGCGGGAGCCTTTCTATACCAAAATAGGCAACAGGGAGATTTACCATTTATATATAGGCGATACTACGGTAAATTATACCGGTAAAGCCCGGCCAGCCATGGCTATTAACGGATCGATACCGGCGCCTACCCTAACCTTTACCGAGGGCGATACTGCCGAGATCTATGTACACAATAACATGATGATGGAGACATCCATCCACTGGCATGGGCTGATACTGCCTAACCGGTATGATGGCGTGTCTTATCTCACTACATCGCCGGTAAAGGCTGGTGAAACACATCATTATAAATTCCCGCTGGTGCAGCATGGTACTTATTGGTATCATTCGCATACCATGACGCAGCAGCAAAGCGGGATGTATGGCGCTTTTATCATCAATGAAAAACAACCATCGCCCATTAAAGATTACACCTTGCTGCTGAGCGACTGGACAGATGACAATCCCGAACAGGTACAACGCCTGCTGCATAACGCTACCGATTGGTATGCCATACGTAAAGGCAGCACACAGAACTATGCCGAAGCCATTAAAGAGGGGCAATTGAAAACCAAACTGACCAACGAATGGAAGCGGATGACAGCCATGGATGTAAGTGATGTTTTCTACGACCGCTTTTTCAGCAATGGTAAACCGGAGAATGCCGCGCCGCAATTTAAAGCCGGAGACCAGGTAAGGCTGCATGTGGTTAACGGTAGTTCATCAACCTATTTCTGGCTCAATTATGCAGGCGGTAAAATCACCGTGGTAGCCAATGACGGTGAAGATGTGGAACCGGTAAAGGTCGACCGCTTGATTATCGCCACAGCCGAAACTTATGATGTGGTGGTCACCATCCCTAAAGATGGCAGCTACGAGTTTTTGGCAACGCCCGAAGATAGAACCAAATATACATCGCTTTGGCTGGGCTCGGGTACACAGCATAAAGCCACGCATCTGTCGCGCCTAAAATATTTTGAGGGCATGAAAATGATGAACGGGATGATGGACATGCAAGGCAATATGAAAGAGATGGACGGCATGACCATGACCAACCAGGTAATGGATATGAACACCGTAATGTATCCCGAAATAACAGGGGAAGCGAAAAAAGCCGCTAGTCAAAAGAATCAGAAAGCCGACAAAATGGGTGGTATGAATATGGGCGATAAAAAAGCTGATGACAAGGATATGGGCAACATGAATATGGACGGGATGGATATGAGCAGCAATTCCTCAGATATTGTCACCCTGAACTATGGCATGTTACGATCGACAAAAGTAACTACTTTACCCGAAGGGCCAACCAAACTACTGCGGTTTGATTTGACCGGCAACATGAACCGTTACGTGTGGACAATCAACAATAAAACCGTATCCGAGTCGGACAAGATTCTGATCAAGAAGGGCGAAAATGTGCGCATCATCCTATATAATAACACCATGATGCGCCATCCTATGCACCTGCATGGACATTACTTCAGGGTATTGAACGGCCAGGGTGATCATTCCCCCTTAAAAAACACACTGGATATTATGCCCATGGAAAGGGATACCATTGAGTTCAGGGCCAGCGAAAGCGGCGACTGGTTTTTCCACTGTCATATACTTTACCATATGATGAGCGGTATGGGGCGCATATTCAGCTATGAAAATTCGCCGCCAAATCCCGAGATCCCGGATCCCGCCACAGCCATCAAAAAGATCTATGCCGATGATCAGCATTTTTATGCGTCGGCAAGAGTAGGATTGGAAAGTAACGGCAGTGATGGTACAGCCGCGCTGGCCAGTACCCGCTGGAAGTTTTCGACCCTCTGGCACCTGGGCCTGCATGATCACGATGGTTATGAAAGCGAAACTATGCTGGGCCGTTATTTCGGCCGCATGCAATGGCTATACGCTTACGGCGGTTTTGATTATCATTACAAAAAAGAAACTGGCGAGCCCGAAAAGAATCTCTTTGGCCAAATAAGTAATAAAAATAACCGTAAAACTGTAGTTGCCGGTTTAGCCTACACCCTGCCCATGCTGGTAGTGGCCGATGCCCGTATTGATGGCAATGGCAAATTAAGATTTCAGCTAAGCAGGGATGATATACCGCTTACCAGTCGTCTGCGTTTCACCTTTATGGGTAATACGGATAAGGAATATGCGGCCGGGTTCAGGTATATTTTTACCCGCAACTTTGCGCTGTCTACCCATTATGACAGCGATATGGGTTGGGGCGGTGGTTTAACGCTTACTTATTAA
- a CDS encoding multiheme c-type cytochrome: protein MLKKKTFFFVLISLIPLSFILTQCYNAGAPENDPRGQLFAGSESCVKCHSDVYNSYQHTAHFQTTRPASADNIKGSFAKGFNILDYGNELHVAMEKRGDSLYQVGYMNNKQTDAEKFEITVGLVNAQTYLYWKDSQLFELPVSYFTALHGWANSPGYDPTRVNFQRPILRKCLECHTSYISDLPQAHMQVGFDKASLIYGIDCERCHGPAANHVNYHTAYPDEKKPKYITTYASLTRGQKMDACAVCHSGTKGGFLRTSYGFHMGDTLSKFKEMTFLPDDPTHPSPDVHGNQSSLLPASKCFIMSKMDCNTCHDPHVNQEKNIGMFTQKCLSCHSEAKHNFCKMAPQIGAVINNYCINCHMPQQSSHVIMVGGGSQGKTSAPYLLRNHHIAVYPEETQKVLDFIKTKKI from the coding sequence ATGCTTAAAAAAAAGACCTTCTTTTTTGTTTTAATTTCCCTTATCCCCTTAAGCTTTATTTTAACACAGTGTTACAACGCCGGAGCTCCTGAAAATGATCCGCGGGGGCAATTATTTGCCGGGTCCGAGAGTTGTGTTAAATGCCATAGCGATGTATATAACTCCTATCAGCATACTGCCCACTTCCAGACTACGCGTCCTGCCTCTGCTGATAACATCAAAGGCAGTTTTGCAAAAGGATTTAACATCCTGGATTATGGAAACGAGTTGCACGTAGCCATGGAAAAACGAGGCGATAGCCTTTACCAGGTTGGATACATGAACAATAAACAGACCGATGCCGAAAAGTTTGAGATCACAGTAGGACTGGTAAACGCCCAAACGTATTTATATTGGAAAGATAGCCAGCTATTTGAATTGCCGGTGTCATACTTTACGGCTTTACATGGCTGGGCCAATAGTCCGGGTTACGATCCAACCCGGGTAAACTTTCAGCGGCCTATATTGCGTAAATGCCTGGAGTGCCATACCTCCTATATCAGCGATCTGCCCCAGGCGCACATGCAGGTTGGGTTTGACAAAGCATCACTCATATATGGTATTGATTGTGAGCGTTGCCATGGCCCTGCGGCTAATCACGTTAATTATCATACTGCTTATCCGGATGAAAAGAAGCCAAAATACATTACCACTTATGCCTCTTTAACCAGAGGACAAAAGATGGACGCCTGCGCGGTTTGTCATTCCGGTACAAAGGGTGGTTTTTTGCGAACATCATACGGTTTTCATATGGGCGATACTTTATCTAAGTTTAAGGAAATGACCTTTTTGCCTGATGATCCTACGCATCCAAGCCCCGATGTGCATGGTAATCAGAGCTCGCTGTTGCCTGCCAGCAAGTGCTTTATCATGAGTAAAATGGATTGTAATACCTGTCATGATCCGCACGTGAACCAGGAGAAAAATATAGGCATGTTTACCCAAAAATGTCTGAGTTGTCATAGCGAAGCCAAACATAATTTTTGTAAAATGGCTCCGCAAATTGGTGCGGTAATCAATAACTATTGTATCAACTGCCATATGCCGCAGCAATCATCGCATGTGATTATGGTAGGAGGGGGCTCCCAGGGTAAAACCAGTGCGCCTTACCTTTTACGCAATCATCACATCGCGGTTTATCCGGAAGAGACTCAAAAGGTGCTGGATTTTATAAAGACAAAGAAAATATAA
- a CDS encoding RagB/SusD family nutrient uptake outer membrane protein: MKSKYIIYTGAILLGVGALASCKKSFLELTPQGQFLQSNYYANPAEALTAVVAAYDPLVTETGGIDNTYSSPLGALNSASDDCYAGGGSSSDVPAWQAINNYTLSPTVGPQNQFWAINFQGVNRADVLLEQLPKVPGLSADLLKRYTAEGQFLRAHYYFDLVRLFKNVPLILSTLNLTNVYDQPQATPDAVYAQIEKDLIAAIDGLPVTIIPAENGRVSQGAAKALLGKVYLYEKKWSDAARLLNDVNTNYSYKLLPNYGDIFSTKNKFNSESIFELVHSGTQSYTWSNWDQFKSNVYVQMVGPRSYTGPIYYSGGYGFSPVTTQLATAMKGDPRYGYTIVNIDSLTKATKTSYSPSYQNTGYFIQKYAPINANKVTTGITELNWPNDYIEIRLADTYLMEAEADLNGGGSTARAQTLLDAVRSRVGLPSVPATLDNIYTERRLELATEGHRWFDLVRWGQAPTALAFKGFKAGLNEILPIPLNETTNGSKVKQNPGYN; this comes from the coding sequence ATGAAATCAAAATATATTATATATACAGGGGCAATTTTGCTGGGTGTAGGTGCTTTAGCTTCCTGTAAAAAATCTTTCCTGGAATTAACACCGCAAGGGCAGTTCCTGCAGTCAAACTATTATGCTAATCCAGCGGAAGCGCTTACTGCTGTAGTGGCGGCTTATGATCCGTTGGTTACCGAGACAGGCGGTATTGATAATACCTATTCATCACCGTTGGGCGCGTTGAACTCAGCTTCGGATGATTGTTACGCAGGCGGTGGAAGTTCGTCAGATGTGCCCGCATGGCAGGCAATTAATAATTATACCCTATCGCCAACTGTTGGCCCTCAGAACCAGTTCTGGGCCATCAATTTTCAGGGTGTAAATCGTGCCGACGTATTGTTGGAGCAATTACCTAAAGTGCCGGGTTTAAGTGCCGATTTGTTAAAGAGATATACTGCCGAAGGCCAGTTCCTGCGTGCACACTACTACTTTGACCTGGTTAGGTTATTTAAAAATGTGCCGCTGATTTTATCTACACTAAATCTTACTAATGTTTATGATCAGCCACAGGCTACACCAGATGCGGTATATGCGCAAATAGAAAAGGATCTTATTGCAGCTATTGATGGCTTACCGGTAACTATAATCCCTGCCGAAAATGGTCGTGTATCTCAAGGTGCCGCCAAAGCCCTTTTAGGTAAGGTTTACCTATATGAGAAAAAATGGTCGGATGCTGCACGTTTGTTAAATGATGTAAATACCAACTACAGCTATAAATTATTACCTAATTACGGTGATATATTCAGCACCAAAAATAAGTTCAATAGTGAGTCGATCTTTGAATTGGTACACTCTGGCACACAAAGCTATACCTGGAGCAACTGGGATCAGTTTAAATCAAACGTGTATGTACAAATGGTTGGCCCAAGAAGCTATACTGGCCCAATCTACTACAGTGGAGGTTATGGTTTTAGCCCGGTTACTACACAATTGGCTACCGCAATGAAAGGCGATCCCCGCTATGGCTATACTATTGTAAATATCGACAGCTTAACCAAGGCTACAAAAACAAGCTATTCACCAAGCTATCAGAATACCGGTTACTTTATACAGAAATATGCGCCTATAAACGCCAATAAAGTAACAACCGGTATCACCGAGCTTAACTGGCCTAATGACTACATCGAGATCCGTTTAGCGGATACTTACCTGATGGAAGCTGAAGCTGATCTGAATGGTGGTGGTAGTACTGCACGTGCACAAACTTTGCTTGATGCGGTACGTAGTCGTGTAGGTTTACCATCTGTACCGGCTACGCTTGATAATATTTATACAGAGCGTCGTTTAGAGCTGGCTACTGAAGGTCATCGCTGGTTTGACCTTGTACGCTGGGGACAGGCACCTACTGCCTTAGCGTTCAAGGGCTTTAAAGCAGGTCTCAATGAAATTTTACCTATCCCATTGAATGAAACAACCAATGGCAGTAAAGTAAAACAAAACCCGGGCTATAATTAA
- a CDS encoding TonB-dependent receptor, which produces MKFRLRTPIPWYQIMRITFIQILISTMLTGMAYSNTLRAQGILDKKISISLNNTTLVDVLTHLQKNDNVKFIYSSTAINGTQKVSVNMENESLKNVLDEVLKSKGISYEVLQDRIVLGKAGTVNETAPVVPVTTPENTTTGVAATPITGKVVDKTGEPIIGASILEKGTTNGVSTDLNGNFKLNVAGPNAVLVVAYIGYNNQEVAVGGQTNITITLVENIKNLNEVVVVGYGTQKKATVTGAISSVKAADIQDQQVTRIDDALRGRVSGVSVVQSSGQPGAAPQIRVRGVTSRINSDPLYVVDGVVVDDISLLNPNDVESTEVLKDASAAIYGSRSSNGVILITTKKGKKGDAVISYNGYIGFQGPVSKVKLANASQYATLRNEAQANDGKAPIFTNPGSLGAGTNWQNEIFSNNALIQNHNLNISGATDKATYYTSFGYLDQKGIVMPDISDYKKFNFTTNTTYKVKKWLTVGENFTYSYNRNKSVGNTNSVFGGPLSSALNLDPLTPVTVSDIGAQPNASVYTDQANYIVRNAQGLPYGISNYVSQEITNPFAYAQTRVGNYNYATNLLGNAFAEISPIEGLKIRTQIGAKQSYYGQDGFTPLYYLNSSTSNLSNTSQYQENDRNLSWNWDNTATYTRSFGKHNLSALIGTSAQKITSSGLGGTFIGEPVNSFADASTGFALPAANRIATGIIAQPHTLASYFGRVTYDYDQKYLFTGIVRRDGSSRFGSNNVYGTFPSAEAGYVISREDWFPKNTFVDFIKLRGSYGIVGNEMAVGDFAYAATIGSGRNYVFGNDNLIVGYSPNAPANPDLKWEETRTADIGFDATLFNNLSVTFDVYRKLTKGMLQNVQLPTYAGFNGQPFANVGDMENKGVELSLGYTGKVGDFNYNVGGNISYNHNEVTSLGNQINYFTVGTVQSSTYEIGRTAVGQPVGAFYGFQELGVFHSQAEIDAYTHNGVKIQPNAKPGDFKWADVDGDGKITANDRKFLGNPLPTFTYGVNFNASYKNFDIKIFGQGVWGNKIYQAYRRLDIASANYPIAALNAWTPDNAGSNYPRLTDADPNNNFKNPSNFYLQNGAYFRIKTLQLGYNLPQSWLKSADVKKVRVFLSSNNLVTITGYKGYDPEISGGIDMGIYPQARTFMAGLDITL; this is translated from the coding sequence ATGAAATTTCGTTTACGAACACCTATTCCCTGGTATCAAATCATGAGGATAACTTTTATTCAAATTCTGATATCAACCATGTTAACCGGTATGGCCTACTCAAACACTTTGAGAGCCCAGGGTATACTTGATAAAAAGATAAGTATATCATTAAATAATACCACCCTGGTTGATGTATTAACTCATTTGCAAAAGAATGATAATGTTAAGTTTATATATAGCAGCACAGCTATCAACGGCACTCAAAAGGTTTCTGTTAATATGGAAAACGAGTCGCTTAAAAATGTGCTTGACGAGGTATTAAAAAGTAAAGGCATCAGCTATGAGGTACTGCAAGACAGAATTGTGCTGGGTAAAGCCGGTACTGTTAACGAAACCGCCCCGGTTGTTCCGGTAACCACTCCGGAAAATACAACAACAGGTGTCGCTGCAACCCCAATAACCGGTAAAGTAGTTGATAAGACGGGGGAGCCCATTATTGGCGCCAGCATCCTTGAAAAAGGAACCACCAATGGCGTATCGACAGACTTGAATGGAAATTTTAAGCTGAATGTGGCTGGACCAAACGCGGTACTTGTAGTTGCCTACATTGGTTACAATAACCAGGAAGTAGCTGTAGGTGGCCAAACCAACATTACCATAACGCTGGTTGAGAACATAAAAAATCTGAACGAAGTTGTTGTTGTTGGTTACGGTACTCAAAAGAAAGCTACCGTTACCGGTGCTATTAGCAGCGTTAAAGCAGCAGATATACAAGATCAGCAGGTAACTCGTATTGATGATGCTTTAAGAGGTCGTGTTAGCGGGGTAAGTGTTGTACAAAGCTCAGGTCAGCCCGGTGCTGCTCCGCAAATACGCGTAAGGGGTGTTACATCAAGAATAAATAGCGATCCGTTATATGTTGTTGACGGAGTTGTTGTTGACGACATATCGTTATTGAACCCTAATGATGTGGAATCAACAGAGGTTTTGAAAGACGCGTCAGCAGCTATTTACGGTTCACGTTCATCAAATGGCGTTATCCTCATCACTACCAAAAAAGGTAAAAAAGGCGACGCTGTAATTAGCTATAACGGTTATATTGGTTTTCAGGGGCCAGTAAGCAAGGTTAAATTGGCCAATGCATCACAGTATGCTACTTTAAGAAATGAAGCACAAGCTAATGATGGTAAAGCTCCCATATTCACCAATCCGGGATCATTAGGCGCTGGCACCAACTGGCAAAATGAGATATTCAGCAATAACGCTTTGATCCAGAATCATAACCTGAATATTAGTGGTGCTACTGATAAGGCTACTTATTATACTTCTTTTGGCTATCTTGATCAAAAAGGTATTGTAATGCCTGATATTTCTGATTACAAGAAATTTAACTTTACAACCAATACAACCTACAAGGTTAAAAAGTGGCTTACTGTAGGAGAAAACTTTACCTACTCTTACAATCGAAATAAAAGTGTAGGTAATACCAATAGTGTATTTGGCGGTCCACTTAGTTCTGCTTTAAACCTTGATCCGCTTACGCCGGTAACAGTAAGCGATATTGGTGCCCAGCCAAATGCATCTGTTTATACAGATCAGGCTAACTATATTGTAAGAAATGCGCAAGGTTTACCATATGGTATATCCAACTATGTGTCACAGGAGATAACCAATCCTTTTGCGTATGCTCAAACCCGTGTAGGTAATTATAACTACGCTACCAATCTTTTGGGTAACGCTTTTGCTGAAATTTCACCAATTGAAGGTTTAAAGATCCGTACACAAATAGGTGCTAAACAATCATACTATGGTCAGGATGGTTTTACGCCGCTTTACTATCTTAACTCAAGTACAAGCAATTTATCAAACACTTCACAGTATCAGGAAAACGACAGAAATTTGTCATGGAACTGGGATAATACAGCAACCTACACCCGTTCATTCGGTAAGCACAATTTATCTGCTTTAATAGGTACCAGTGCGCAGAAAATAACATCGTCTGGCTTAGGAGGTACTTTCATTGGTGAACCGGTAAATTCATTTGCCGATGCCTCCACAGGATTTGCTTTACCTGCAGCCAATAGAATTGCTACTGGCATCATAGCTCAACCACATACGCTGGCTTCATATTTTGGTAGGGTGACTTATGACTATGATCAAAAATATCTGTTCACAGGTATCGTACGCCGCGATGGTTCATCAAGATTTGGTAGTAACAATGTTTATGGTACGTTCCCATCTGCCGAAGCGGGTTATGTGATCAGCCGTGAAGATTGGTTCCCAAAAAACACTTTTGTTGATTTTATTAAACTGCGTGGTTCGTACGGTATAGTAGGTAATGAGATGGCCGTTGGCGATTTTGCTTACGCAGCAACTATTGGCAGTGGCCGTAACTATGTGTTTGGTAATGATAACCTGATTGTAGGTTACAGCCCTAATGCTCCGGCCAACCCGGATCTGAAATGGGAAGAAACCCGTACTGCCGACATCGGGTTTGATGCTACCTTGTTCAATAATTTAAGCGTAACCTTTGATGTTTACAGAAAGCTAACCAAAGGTATGCTGCAAAATGTGCAGTTACCAACTTATGCCGGTTTTAATGGTCAGCCATTTGCCAACGTTGGTGATATGGAAAACAAAGGTGTGGAGTTAAGTTTGGGTTATACTGGCAAAGTGGGAGATTTTAATTACAACGTAGGGGGTAATATCTCTTACAACCACAATGAAGTAACCAGTCTGGGTAACCAAATCAACTACTTTACTGTAGGTACTGTGCAAAGCTCAACCTATGAAATTGGCCGTACAGCCGTAGGCCAGCCGGTTGGGGCATTCTATGGCTTCCAGGAGTTAGGTGTATTTCATTCACAGGCAGAAATTGATGCCTACACACACAATGGTGTTAAAATTCAACCTAATGCCAAACCCGGTGACTTTAAATGGGCAGATGTAGATGGTGATGGCAAGATAACGGCAAATGATCGTAAATTTTTGGGTAATCCGCTGCCAACCTTTACTTACGGTGTAAACTTTAACGCCAGCTACAAAAACTTTGATATTAAGATATTTGGTCAGGGTGTTTGGGGTAATAAAATTTACCAGGCCTACCGTCGTTTAGATATTGCTTCGGCAAATTATCCTATTGCCGCTTTAAATGCCTGGACGCCAGATAATGCAGGTAGTAACTACCCGCGTTTAACAGATGCAGACCCTAACAATAATTTTAAAAACCCATCAAACTTTTACCTGCAAAATGGGGCATACTTCCGTATCAAAACTTTGCAGTTAGGTTATAACCTGCCACAAAGCTGGTTAAAATCGGCAGATGTTAAAAAGGTTAGGGTATTTTTAAGCAGTAACAACCTGGTAACCATTACAGGTTACAAAGGCTATGATCCTGAAATAAGTGGTGGTATTGATATGGGTATCTATCCGCAGGCCCGCACATTTATGGCTGGTTTAGACATTACTTTATAA
- a CDS encoding FecR family protein, translating to MKEHLSIELLERYINGECTDDEVALVKQWYQSFEHDADYTSNLNASQQKELEEKIYNSILKNIDVVNSEEIPVIKKRGSWVYVSAVAAMLLIALMIGLYRQTNKGNKKEVADDQQNMVAITNNSHRIYKSKLPDGSMVWLNPNSQLKYPKVFAASSRMVFMSGECFFEVTKNPDCPFIINSHSIITKVWGTSFRVRDNEQSNEADVAVVTGKVSVSIKTKQSINNTQLNIENGDVMLYPHQKAIYSAHDHTLKPVIKSDESTLKIWNHEDLLFDNKLVRDIIPALNARYKTHIVVANEKLNHYMLNADFTGFNLPDVLEALNKSLSIDYEIKNNTIELK from the coding sequence ATGAAAGAACATCTATCTATTGAATTACTGGAAAGGTATATTAATGGCGAATGTACGGATGACGAGGTCGCCCTGGTAAAACAATGGTACCAATCATTCGAACATGATGCTGATTATACTTCGAACTTAAATGCTTCTCAGCAAAAGGAATTGGAGGAAAAGATATATAACAGTATCCTTAAAAATATAGATGTTGTAAATAGTGAGGAGATTCCGGTAATAAAGAAAAGAGGTAGTTGGGTGTATGTAAGTGCGGTAGCAGCCATGTTGTTGATAGCCTTAATGATAGGCTTATACCGCCAGACAAATAAGGGAAACAAAAAGGAAGTAGCGGATGATCAGCAGAATATGGTTGCTATTACCAATAACTCTCACCGCATTTATAAATCAAAACTTCCCGATGGTAGCATGGTTTGGCTAAACCCCAACTCACAATTGAAATATCCAAAAGTATTTGCAGCATCATCACGTATGGTTTTTATGTCGGGCGAATGCTTTTTTGAGGTTACAAAAAACCCGGATTGTCCTTTTATAATCAACAGCCATTCCATTATCACCAAGGTATGGGGAACGAGTTTCCGTGTACGTGATAATGAGCAAAGCAACGAAGCTGATGTGGCTGTAGTAACCGGTAAAGTGTCTGTGAGCATCAAAACTAAACAGAGTATAAATAACACGCAGTTAAATATAGAAAACGGTGATGTGATGCTTTATCCTCATCAGAAAGCGATATACTCTGCACATGATCATACGCTAAAGCCTGTCATTAAATCTGATGAAAGCACGCTTAAAATATGGAATCATGAGGATTTGTTATTTGATAATAAACTCGTGAGAGATATTATACCTGCATTAAATGCCAGGTATAAAACTCACATTGTTGTAGCCAACGAAAAATTGAACCACTATATGCTTAACGCAGATTTTACGGGTTTTAATCTACCGGATGTTCTGGAGGCGCTTAATAAGTCGTTAAGCATTGATTATGAGATAAAAAATAACACCATCGAACTAAAATAA
- a CDS encoding MarR family winged helix-turn-helix transcriptional regulator encodes MTTTLTDPIAEIRAFNRFYTDIIGLLDKHLLHSAYSLAEARIIYEIYVGENVQASQIMTAMNIDKSYLSRLLKKLEKEGLVIKKPSGHDARAMLISLTAKGSKEFAMLNKASDKQIGAMTAGLKVSDKQELVAHMNAIMNILTKSL; translated from the coding sequence ATGACTACTACACTTACAGATCCTATTGCTGAAATCCGTGCCTTCAACAGGTTTTACACCGATATCATTGGTCTGCTCGATAAGCACCTGTTGCATAGTGCATACTCCCTGGCTGAAGCCAGGATTATATATGAAATATATGTTGGTGAAAATGTACAAGCGTCACAAATTATGACGGCCATGAACATTGACAAAAGTTATTTGAGCCGGTTGTTAAAAAAGCTGGAAAAAGAAGGCCTCGTCATCAAAAAACCGTCCGGACATGACGCAAGGGCTATGCTTATTTCGTTAACAGCAAAAGGATCAAAGGAGTTTGCTATGCTTAATAAAGCCTCTGACAAACAGATTGGTGCTATGACGGCCGGTTTAAAAGTATCCGATAAGCAGGAGTTAGTCGCTCATATGAATGCCATCATGAACATTTTAACAAAGTCTCTATAA
- a CDS encoding GNAT family N-acetyltransferase yields the protein MDTTITLNNIKLRTQLLPGDLGYVAYIHGKQYAHELGYGLNFEGYVLEGLHEFARYYNPAKDRVWICEHDGKIIGFLLGFHRGQTVQLRYFIFLPEYRGIGLGKRLMDEFITYMRELGYKEAYLWTTNEQQPAIALYTRYGFRLA from the coding sequence ATGGATACTACGATAACGCTAAATAATATTAAACTAAGAACCCAACTGCTCCCCGGCGATTTGGGCTATGTTGCTTATATACACGGCAAACAATACGCACATGAGCTGGGCTATGGCCTAAACTTTGAGGGCTATGTGCTGGAAGGTTTACATGAATTTGCCCGCTATTATAACCCGGCAAAAGACAGGGTCTGGATATGTGAGCATGATGGTAAAATCATTGGTTTCTTACTTGGATTTCATCGCGGACAGACTGTTCAGCTACGATACTTTATTTTTTTGCCCGAGTATCGCGGTATAGGTTTGGGCAAAAGATTGATGGATGAATTTATAACCTATATGCGTGAGCTAGGTTATAAAGAAGCCTATTTGTGGACCACTAATGAGCAGCAGCCGGCAATAGCATTATACACCAGATATGGCTTTCGCCTGGCCTAG